In Verrucomicrobiia bacterium, a genomic segment contains:
- the dnaJ gene encoding molecular chaperone DnaJ, translating into MAKKDYYEVLGVGKTASPDEIKKAFRRAAVEHHPDKGGDEAKFKEINEAYEVLKDSSKRQRYDQFGHAGVGGNGGGDPFGGFGGQGQNVNFDFGDMGLGDIFNSFFSGGTGGGGRQRQARGRDVEVAVEVSFEQAVFGTEVDLNIELEDECEHCKGSTVEPGHEMKKCDECDGHGQVTRVMRTVFGNIQQATVCPKCKGVGKVPEKVCTVCHGKGTRRKKQEIGLKIPAGIDDGSTIRLREHGEAVANGPKGDLYVHVRVKSHKKFTREGDLILSEETVGMVDAALGTEIEVDTVDGPVNMKVPAGTQPGTDFKLSGHGVPHLKRETRGAHIVTIHVETPTKLSKKQQELLEEFKSHKKRGLF; encoded by the coding sequence ATGGCTAAAAAAGATTATTACGAAGTACTTGGTGTTGGCAAAACTGCCAGCCCAGACGAGATCAAGAAAGCTTTCCGGCGAGCAGCCGTAGAGCACCACCCCGACAAAGGTGGTGACGAGGCTAAGTTCAAAGAAATCAACGAAGCTTACGAAGTGCTCAAAGATTCGTCCAAACGCCAACGCTACGACCAGTTTGGCCACGCCGGCGTGGGTGGCAATGGTGGCGGTGACCCATTTGGTGGCTTTGGTGGACAGGGCCAGAACGTCAACTTTGACTTTGGCGACATGGGCTTGGGTGACATCTTCAATAGTTTCTTTAGCGGTGGTACGGGAGGCGGCGGTCGTCAGCGTCAGGCACGAGGCCGCGATGTAGAGGTAGCCGTAGAAGTTAGCTTTGAGCAGGCTGTCTTTGGCACAGAGGTAGATCTGAATATCGAGTTAGAGGACGAGTGCGAACACTGCAAAGGCAGTACCGTAGAGCCGGGCCACGAGATGAAAAAGTGCGACGAGTGTGATGGCCATGGTCAAGTAACCCGCGTTATGCGTACTGTTTTTGGCAATATTCAACAAGCCACGGTCTGTCCCAAGTGCAAAGGTGTTGGCAAGGTGCCCGAAAAAGTCTGCACAGTGTGTCATGGCAAGGGTACTCGGCGAAAGAAACAAGAAATTGGCCTGAAAATCCCGGCCGGCATAGACGACGGTTCGACCATTCGATTGCGCGAACATGGCGAGGCAGTTGCCAATGGACCAAAGGGTGACTTATACGTGCACGTACGGGTCAAGTCCCACAAGAAATTCACCCGCGAGGGCGACCTTATTCTGAGCGAAGAAACAGTAGGCATGGTAGACGCGGCCCTGGGCACTGAAATAGAGGTGGACACGGTTGACGGACCGGTCAACATGAAGGTGCCAGCTGGCACTCAGCCCGGCACTGACTTTAAACTGTCGGGTCATGGAGTACCACATCTCAAGCGTGAAACACGTGGCGCACATATTGTGACTATCCACGTCGAAACACCTACCAAGCTATCCAAAAAGCAACAGGAACTGCTGGAAGAATTTAAGTCTCATAAAAAACGAGGCTTGTTCTAG
- a CDS encoding RimK/LysX family protein: MKQQVPPKIISTFEPVGFPDFGVDEVKAKIDTGAYTGALHCTNIRVEKSEAGKVLHFSPLGDPAVDATVTEFAVRYVRSSNGDNQKRYFIKTRVIVRGQTYPIAISLADRSEMRWPVLIGRRFLRHHHFLVDVGKRATYGEPVEE, from the coding sequence ATGAAGCAACAAGTCCCACCAAAAATTATCAGTACTTTTGAGCCAGTTGGGTTTCCGGATTTTGGCGTGGACGAAGTAAAAGCAAAGATAGACACGGGGGCCTATACCGGCGCCCTACACTGCACCAATATCCGCGTAGAAAAGTCCGAAGCAGGCAAAGTTCTGCACTTTTCGCCGCTTGGCGATCCGGCCGTTGATGCAACCGTCACCGAATTTGCGGTGCGGTATGTGCGCAGCAGCAATGGTGATAATCAGAAACGATATTTCATAAAAACGCGCGTAATCGTCCGGGGCCAAACCTACCCCATCGCTATTAGCCTGGCAGATCGCAGCGAGATGCGGTGGCCAGTACTCATTGGCCGGCGATTCTTACGCCACCACCATTTTTTGGTTGACGTTGGCAAACGTGCCACGTATGGTGAACCGGTAGAGGAATAA
- a CDS encoding RimK family alpha-L-glutamate ligase encodes MKIAVLSAGPGNYTTMRLIEEAKARGHDVRVVNYNKCYMTIERSNPVVRYEGEDLSDIDVIIPRIAQSVTKYGTAVVRQFEMQGVFTTASSIAISRSRDKLRAMQIMARAGVGIPKTVFSRETAETDDLIEQTGGAPVIIKVARGTHGNGVVLAETRKAAQAVMQAFYVEGVNFLVQEFVKESAGEDIRALVVGGKVVASIKRQSLDDDFRSNTHQGGVGSPIKLTEEERKTAQKAAKAMGLPICGVDMMRSDRGPLVLEVNSSASIKTPEQVTDRNVAGKIIDYIEQNARGKRRRDRVGA; translated from the coding sequence ATGAAGATAGCTGTATTGTCCGCCGGACCGGGCAACTACACGACCATGCGTCTTATAGAAGAAGCCAAAGCCCGCGGTCACGACGTGCGGGTGGTTAACTATAACAAATGTTATATGACCATCGAGCGCAGCAACCCAGTTGTGCGCTACGAGGGTGAAGATTTGTCTGACATCGATGTGATTATTCCCCGTATTGCCCAGTCGGTAACCAAGTACGGCACAGCGGTGGTACGCCAGTTTGAAATGCAGGGTGTATTTACTACGGCCAGTTCTATTGCCATAAGCCGCTCGCGCGACAAACTACGCGCTATGCAAATCATGGCTCGTGCTGGTGTGGGTATACCAAAGACCGTATTCTCGCGCGAGACAGCCGAGACAGACGACCTTATCGAACAAACTGGTGGTGCGCCTGTGATTATCAAGGTGGCTCGTGGTACTCATGGCAATGGTGTGGTGTTAGCCGAGACCAGGAAGGCTGCTCAAGCGGTAATGCAAGCCTTTTACGTAGAGGGCGTGAACTTTTTGGTGCAGGAATTTGTCAAAGAATCTGCCGGTGAAGACATACGAGCTCTGGTGGTTGGTGGCAAGGTAGTTGCTAGTATTAAACGCCAGAGTCTTGACGATGATTTTCGTTCCAATACTCACCAAGGTGGTGTTGGCAGCCCGATAAAACTCACCGAAGAAGAGCGCAAAACTGCCCAAAAAGCCGCCAAGGCTATGGGGCTGCCCATTTGCGGTGTGGACATGATGCGTAGCGACCGTGGCCCACTAGTGCTGGAGGTAAATTCCTCGGCCAGTATCAAGACGCCCGAGCAAGTGACCGATCGCAACGTAGCAGGTAAAATTATTGATTACATAGAACAAAATGCCAGAGGCAAAAGAAGACGCGATCGAGTCGGCGCCTAA
- a CDS encoding DUF192 domain-containing protein, with translation MPEAKEDAIESAPKKGRPYKLLGGGLLALLFFLAIAVLPDRLGSNVVLGHQNFRVDVAATAAQQEQGLSGRTGLADRQGMLFVFQDPDTSCFWMKDMEFDIDILWFDEGRHLIHQAKNLSPDTYPAKYCPPRAAKYVLEVPAGTADRLGLKDGDDIEVNL, from the coding sequence ATGCCAGAGGCAAAAGAAGACGCGATCGAGTCGGCGCCTAAAAAAGGCCGACCATACAAACTGCTGGGCGGGGGTCTGCTAGCCTTGCTGTTCTTCCTGGCCATAGCAGTATTGCCAGACCGTCTTGGGTCTAATGTGGTGCTGGGCCATCAGAACTTTCGAGTAGATGTAGCTGCCACGGCCGCCCAACAAGAACAGGGCTTGTCGGGCCGGACTGGGCTGGCTGACCGCCAAGGTATGCTCTTTGTCTTTCAGGATCCGGATACATCGTGCTTTTGGATGAAGGACATGGAGTTTGATATAGACATCTTATGGTTTGACGAGGGCCGGCACTTGATCCACCAGGCAAAAAACTTGTCACCAGACACCTACCCAGCCAAGTATTGTCCGCCCAGGGCAGCCAAATATGTGCTGGAGGTTCCGGCTGGAACGGCTGACCGGCTTGGCCTAAAAGATGGTGACGACATAGAAGTTAACCTTTAA
- a CDS encoding M23 family metallopeptidase, translating into MNHSDTLLYKLRFLFVGALIIVVLFLAAILFTTLETGSAEAQASSTADVQIVDAPSDDPNVVTTGMTLAVDRFGKNMTAAAHTIHEDTQSASAATARTSKLIARRAGSGVVAVARGVAKGLGFVGNAAFRSAALVFGAPGKLLKFVSNTSVVSAVIRPSDHVEVPIIDPNSPELQAAIAALPPAPAVLPAAPTAGPQWPIQGAVTTAFGVAHWPYQRTHTGLDISDGQRSGVTPIKPFRPGRVIDTIRSYQGLGNHVVVDHGNGVTSVYAHLASIAVQIGQEVNLDTTLGFEGSTGASTGTHLHFEIRVNGQAADPRQFVSGQP; encoded by the coding sequence ATGAATCACTCAGATACACTTTTATACAAGCTACGGTTTCTTTTTGTCGGTGCGCTTATTATTGTCGTTCTTTTTCTGGCAGCTATCCTCTTTACGACCCTAGAGACCGGAAGTGCCGAGGCCCAGGCCAGTAGCACAGCCGATGTCCAGATTGTAGACGCACCATCCGACGACCCAAACGTAGTCACCACCGGCATGACCTTGGCCGTGGACCGGTTTGGCAAAAACATGACCGCGGCCGCACATACGATTCACGAGGACACCCAATCAGCCTCGGCAGCCACAGCGCGAACCAGCAAACTGATAGCCCGGCGCGCAGGCAGCGGCGTAGTTGCAGTAGCTCGTGGCGTGGCCAAGGGCCTGGGATTTGTTGGCAATGCGGCCTTCAGAAGCGCTGCCCTTGTGTTTGGCGCACCTGGAAAGCTTCTGAAGTTTGTCTCTAACACCTCTGTCGTCAGTGCAGTCATAAGACCCTCCGACCACGTAGAGGTACCAATAATCGATCCAAATTCGCCCGAGCTGCAAGCGGCCATTGCCGCCCTGCCTCCGGCACCAGCCGTACTTCCTGCTGCGCCCACTGCCGGTCCACAGTGGCCAATCCAGGGCGCTGTCACCACCGCGTTCGGTGTGGCTCACTGGCCGTACCAGCGAACGCACACCGGCCTAGACATCAGCGACGGACAGCGCTCGGGCGTCACACCCATCAAGCCTTTTAGGCCAGGACGAGTCATAGACACCATTCGCTCCTATCAGGGGCTCGGCAACCACGTGGTTGTCGATCATGGAAACGGCGTGACATCGGTATACGCCCACCTGGCCTCGATTGCCGTACAGATAGGTCAAGAGGTGAACCTAGACACCACGCTCGGTTTCGAAGGATCAACCGGCGCCTCTACGGGCACCCACCTGCACTTTGAAATCAGAGTGAACGGACAGGCAGCAGATCCTCGGCAGTTCGTGAGTGGCCAGCCCTAA
- a CDS encoding DUF5659 domain-containing protein, whose amino-acid sequence MNTAENYYETSDLGLAAALLACNVLLVRVNKENPRRAVFVFVESTEVNSLVQEYWNGSLAVGALGYFENTKRLKSRIYGE is encoded by the coding sequence ATGAATACGGCAGAAAATTACTATGAGACATCAGACTTAGGCTTAGCAGCTGCACTGCTTGCCTGTAACGTGCTGCTCGTCAGGGTTAACAAGGAAAACCCCAGACGAGCTGTTTTTGTATTTGTTGAATCGACAGAGGTCAACAGCCTAGTTCAGGAGTACTGGAATGGTTCCTTGGCCGTTGGTGCACTTGGATATTTCGAGAATACAAAGCGACTTAAAAGCAGGATTTACGGAGAGTAG
- a CDS encoding DrmE family protein, with the protein MQDTIDDQKLTKDFFRLQIEQRDNTYNKSFFDEINSRLIFEQLKEPDDLKDDLALVTPEDPTVLLMVVVESLLALLKYDVSSGSKTTLKDIKPGDSVGLIENRVMYPGQFLGKTVIHGKNYFSVKRLDNGMVESIPEGTGREWRIQPYTSTDNASRTRRTKVYGKKIEHMLELPSGGLKTFQKSKMLVVAPDKSGLIDAIRGVKIGDDPLEAIFPIADYTSTEDWHYVGSFGLNNLKQEPIIGLVANCDMAVDIAMKDPSYKLLVVDSASKLRAHYGSIERLNSDTNPRKVLCLLRSADEDELKTLHSMGIESYVWKRGDFKGIDTASYLQENPNEPFDKHSQIVSYLAGEEPEFREISLPTDIEKQVEESYRILYSLSKQVSPLPESGILIRWGISLINGWLQLPFTIYDFHEYIAKYNIPTKRMDEKYSDFKNRIRESYGLLIPAMHSSMCEELISKMDTLYEYFSKHSPKSEAILALLETNTNDATYVYCCSPQYTAAFNKLRGNKRIQAKNIEQLSSMPVKRGIITGWSNRRNAAQGFLAPVKNPVFILYRKELESLQRVYKTHPSSPESSYDKVARQSLGGVDTTSSVTLSDSEEGQSIESILEYITQKFNTPLYPNYDSSYNGTEQEGVEARQIQFDDGTMVYADAQHKFDKLERSKHKILRSKTIEISEGDELVFADSERSMFEELLSILKESEEYRSVAATANIWRDALQKYVESSNSSDQELAGMFRLVGCPRTIHTIRSWLSGNVIGPSNDNYAAIEAIARITKDQALIANRDEVIRACKTLHALHVKTGWLLVRNIINSAIEPDDSDVNEETRERLQAYSGSSRIAIVKSISEQTFSVPVSEIGRLNEGFS; encoded by the coding sequence ATGCAAGACACGATTGACGACCAGAAACTTACCAAGGACTTCTTTCGCTTGCAAATTGAACAGCGTGATAATACCTACAACAAAAGCTTTTTCGACGAGATAAATTCCAGGCTAATATTTGAGCAGTTAAAGGAGCCGGACGACCTTAAAGACGACTTAGCTCTAGTTACGCCAGAGGACCCTACCGTTCTCCTTATGGTGGTTGTCGAGAGTCTCCTTGCCCTGTTAAAGTATGACGTTTCTAGCGGCAGCAAAACAACTCTAAAAGATATTAAACCTGGCGATAGTGTTGGGCTAATTGAGAATCGAGTAATGTATCCCGGGCAGTTCCTGGGTAAGACTGTAATCCATGGAAAGAATTACTTTTCAGTTAAAAGGCTCGACAATGGAATGGTGGAAAGTATCCCTGAAGGTACGGGTAGGGAGTGGAGAATACAGCCGTACACATCGACAGACAATGCGAGTCGTACGCGAAGAACGAAAGTATATGGTAAGAAAATCGAGCATATGTTGGAACTACCCAGCGGAGGATTAAAAACTTTTCAAAAATCAAAAATGCTTGTTGTAGCACCTGATAAAAGTGGCTTAATAGATGCAATCCGTGGAGTAAAGATTGGGGACGACCCGCTAGAGGCTATTTTCCCAATAGCAGATTACACTTCAACGGAAGACTGGCATTACGTCGGCTCGTTTGGTCTTAATAACCTAAAGCAGGAGCCAATAATTGGATTAGTAGCAAATTGCGACATGGCTGTTGATATAGCAATGAAGGACCCGTCATACAAACTACTGGTGGTTGACAGTGCCTCCAAGCTTCGAGCACATTATGGAAGTATTGAAAGATTAAATTCGGATACAAATCCTAGGAAAGTTCTTTGCTTGCTCCGTTCTGCAGATGAAGACGAATTAAAGACGTTGCATTCTATGGGAATCGAAAGTTATGTATGGAAAAGGGGAGATTTTAAGGGTATTGATACTGCTTCCTATCTACAAGAAAACCCAAACGAGCCCTTTGATAAACATAGCCAGATAGTCAGCTATTTGGCCGGGGAAGAGCCTGAGTTTCGTGAAATAAGTCTTCCAACCGACATAGAAAAGCAAGTCGAAGAATCTTACAGAATCCTCTACTCGCTGAGCAAACAGGTATCCCCTCTTCCGGAATCAGGCATTTTAATTCGCTGGGGAATCTCACTAATAAATGGCTGGCTGCAACTGCCTTTTACTATCTATGACTTCCATGAATATATTGCCAAATACAACATTCCGACTAAGAGAATGGATGAAAAATATTCGGATTTCAAAAATCGAATTAGGGAATCCTACGGTCTCCTTATTCCTGCAATGCATTCAAGTATGTGCGAAGAACTTATTTCTAAGATGGATACATTATACGAATACTTCTCAAAGCATAGTCCAAAAAGCGAAGCAATTCTGGCTTTACTAGAAACAAATACCAACGATGCTACTTATGTTTATTGCTGCAGCCCTCAATATACGGCTGCTTTCAATAAGCTGAGGGGTAACAAGCGAATTCAAGCCAAAAATATTGAACAGCTAAGTTCGATGCCAGTAAAACGTGGAATTATTACAGGTTGGAGTAATAGAAGAAACGCTGCTCAAGGCTTTCTTGCACCAGTAAAGAACCCCGTATTCATTCTGTACCGCAAGGAACTGGAAAGTCTGCAGCGTGTTTATAAGACTCATCCTAGCTCTCCTGAGTCATCGTATGACAAAGTAGCCAGACAATCCCTCGGTGGTGTTGATACTACCTCAAGCGTTACTCTCTCGGACTCAGAAGAAGGCCAGTCCATAGAGTCGATTCTGGAGTACATTACACAGAAATTTAACACACCGCTCTATCCCAATTACGATTCCTCATACAACGGTACCGAACAAGAGGGTGTAGAAGCTCGCCAGATACAGTTTGATGATGGAACAATGGTTTATGCTGATGCCCAACACAAGTTTGATAAGCTAGAGCGTTCGAAGCACAAGATACTTAGAAGCAAAACAATCGAGATTAGTGAAGGCGATGAACTTGTATTTGCTGATTCCGAACGCAGTATGTTTGAAGAGTTACTCAGCATCTTGAAAGAATCAGAAGAGTACAGGAGCGTAGCAGCTACTGCGAATATCTGGAGAGACGCGTTACAAAAATACGTAGAAAGCAGTAATTCATCTGACCAGGAACTGGCTGGCATGTTTAGGTTAGTCGGCTGTCCTCGAACAATACACACTATTCGCTCATGGCTAAGCGGTAATGTAATTGGTCCGTCCAATGATAACTATGCTGCGATTGAGGCCATTGCTAGAATTACCAAGGACCAGGCATTGATAGCAAATCGTGATGAGGTAATACGAGCGTGTAAGACTCTCCATGCTCTTCACGTTAAAACTGGCTGGCTCCTAGTAAGGAATATTATTAATTCAGCGATTGAACCAGACGACAGCGATGTAAATGAGGAAACACGTGAAAGGCTACAAGCCTATTCGGGAAGTTCTCGCATCGCAATCGTGAAATCAATATCAGAACAAACTTTCAGTGTGCCTGTCTCAGAAATCGGCAGATTAAATGAGGGTTTCTCATGA
- a CDS encoding NERD domain-containing protein/DEAD/DEAH box helicase: MRTLPPFIHKTTSNAERKLFKIIKESENLDNWYCLHSLGLSKHLSKREGEIDILLVGPAGVFVIEIKGGRVRRENGVWKFTDRYGRVSEKRESPFTQARSAMYSLRADLAQQFDTNINQYLFGYGVALPDIQFTTESPEWDLQTVFDVRDTNMPFEDYLNRLIGNWKSRQRSAKQLTKKEISEIVKYVRGDFETIFPISVAISDSEAEIIKLTDEQFMCLDAMAENKRVLFQGAAGTGKTLLAAEQAKRNEAQGIRTLLLCYNKFLAACLDESLNKTEKMQHVDVKTIHSFFHDTITQAGLEQGLKTAQSNDNNELYQQVYPELFNKAWSDEYSYDAIIIDEAQDVLSDTYINCLSRAVRGGIEDGRWTVFLDPENQKNMFLNLDEKTFSKLKALSVTYKLSINCRNTKPIAIQTEIISGIKAPTVNKLEGIPVRYVWFQDDADQANKVSYEINKLLDGRVSANDITILSPKRYSSSLAGSGRLRTKQPLLLLDTDNIRSERGEKIAYTSIQSYKGLESSVVILTDISELNRDWDKVVNYVGFTRARTALVVAVKSTLKPEYRNKLKELYE, from the coding sequence ATGAGAACACTCCCACCATTCATCCATAAGACTACAAGTAATGCTGAGCGTAAGTTATTTAAAATCATCAAAGAATCGGAAAATCTTGATAACTGGTATTGCCTTCATTCTCTTGGGCTCAGCAAACATTTATCAAAACGCGAAGGCGAGATAGATATTTTGCTTGTAGGCCCAGCTGGCGTATTTGTTATTGAAATAAAAGGTGGCCGCGTGCGTCGTGAAAATGGGGTGTGGAAATTCACTGACCGCTATGGACGCGTGTCCGAAAAGCGTGAATCGCCATTCACACAAGCACGGTCTGCAATGTATTCACTAAGAGCAGACTTAGCTCAACAGTTTGACACCAATATCAACCAATACTTATTCGGTTATGGTGTAGCATTACCAGATATACAATTTACCACCGAGTCGCCCGAGTGGGACCTGCAAACTGTGTTTGATGTACGCGACACCAATATGCCTTTTGAGGATTACTTAAATAGGCTCATTGGAAACTGGAAGTCTAGACAACGTTCCGCGAAGCAGCTTACAAAGAAAGAAATCAGTGAGATTGTTAAATATGTGAGAGGCGATTTCGAAACCATATTCCCAATTAGTGTTGCAATATCTGACTCGGAAGCAGAGATTATCAAATTAACTGACGAACAATTCATGTGTCTTGATGCAATGGCAGAAAATAAACGTGTTCTTTTCCAAGGAGCGGCCGGAACGGGGAAGACGTTGTTGGCGGCAGAACAAGCCAAACGGAACGAAGCACAAGGCATTAGAACTCTTCTTCTCTGCTATAACAAGTTCCTAGCTGCATGTCTGGACGAGTCGCTAAACAAAACCGAGAAAATGCAACATGTTGACGTAAAAACAATTCATAGCTTTTTCCACGACACAATTACTCAGGCTGGACTTGAGCAGGGCCTCAAAACTGCTCAATCAAACGATAATAATGAGCTTTACCAGCAAGTGTATCCGGAGTTGTTTAATAAGGCCTGGAGTGATGAATACTCTTACGACGCAATAATTATCGATGAAGCACAGGACGTCCTTTCAGATACATACATCAATTGCCTAAGTAGGGCTGTCCGAGGCGGCATTGAAGATGGTAGATGGACCGTTTTTCTTGACCCAGAGAATCAGAAAAACATGTTTTTGAATCTAGATGAAAAAACCTTTAGTAAATTAAAAGCGCTATCTGTTACCTATAAGTTGAGTATAAACTGCAGAAACACTAAACCAATTGCGATTCAAACAGAAATTATCTCGGGCATAAAAGCACCTACAGTAAATAAGCTAGAAGGTATACCTGTTCGCTATGTGTGGTTTCAAGATGATGCAGACCAGGCTAATAAAGTTAGTTACGAAATAAACAAACTGCTTGATGGCCGAGTCTCGGCAAACGATATTACCATCCTGTCGCCAAAAAGATATAGTTCGTCCTTGGCGGGCAGTGGTCGTCTAAGGACAAAACAGCCTTTGTTGCTTCTAGATACAGACAATATAAGGAGCGAACGTGGAGAAAAGATAGCTTATACTTCTATACAGAGCTATAAGGGTCTAGAGAGTTCTGTAGTCATATTGACTGACATCAGTGAGCTAAACCGCGACTGGGATAAAGTAGTCAATTATGTTGGCTTTACTCGTGCCAGGACGGCACTTGTGGTGGCAGTAAAGAGTACCTTGAAGCCAGAGTACAGGAATAAGTTAAAAGAACTTTACGAGTAA